ACTTCTGGGCTGGAGATGAAGCGATGTCATCAGACTGTAGTGATCTGATGACGACTCCTCTCATTGTGGACTTTGTTTTTTGCCTCATGACAGATGGTTTGATGAGAAGCTTCAGTGTCACTTtgtgctgtaaaataaagtgacgTGAGATTTTGTTTATGTGAATATGAAGAAGCTTCCAGTCTGAGGGGAATACACTCAGTGTCCAGATCATTAGGTCCACCTAGTAGAAACTGATACAGTCTAAATACAATAAATTCTACCTTCGTGAAGTTTATAGTGTCGAGTTttttttagagaggtgttgattcaactttatgttCATTTTGGAGGCTACAGTTTGTGCTcctgttgaattgtattgttttataatgAGAGGTGTTGTTATAATTAGTCTCTACCAGGGCTGAGGCTAATGAGTATTTTTGACTATTAGGTCTCTAAAATatcagagaaaactgaaaaaaatgaaaaacgtcCCAGTTATCAAATGTCATTTCATACAACCAACCAAAAATATCCAATATAGTATTCAAagttgaaaataataattaagttTCAACAGTTTTTGATGCAAAACAGCTTTGCCAAagtggttaaaaacaaacaaaaacagtatcTAGACTTAAACTGTTAACCTCCGTGCATCGCTTCActtccgtttttttttcttattttgaaattcctAACCGGAAGCTCCGTGTCTTAGTCAGGCCGTCTTGGGACTGGTGAGTAACAGGTTTTGCTGAGACGGGCAGCAGAGTCGAAACTTCTCCATCAGGACCGGAGCGAGGTCGGGACGCGAGACAAACAGTTTTATGGACAGGTTTTACTTCAGGAGTGAAATATTTGTTGCGGCACATGTCGGTGAAAGAGGCGGATAACACGGACCAGTCACATTCAGTTCAAcggtaaaaaaataataataataataatgagccCGGTGTTtcttttgcttctctttctgcGGACCGCGCAGCTCCGCCATGTCCACTCAGACCCGGAATTTCAGACGGGGTCCGCGCTGGAGGCGCAGCGGGCGGAGGATGCTGGCGCGCCGCCTCCGGGCACAGAGGAGCCCCTCTCCCCGGAGAAGACTTCTCTAGACCGAGTTGAAACTTGGAGAGTCGCCCGAGGAGCCAAAGATGGGAGTCCCGGGAGAAGAGACCCGCACTCCCCGAGCAGTTACGGGCAACCGCGCCGATACGACGACCCGAGCAGGTACTTCACCACGCCGCGGGCCGACCGGTACACCTCTGCCCCGGCGGGCAACTCTTCGTCGGGTCGTGGGTCGGGGCTCCTCAACCCACTGTTCCCGGTCACCGACGGCGCCTACTGGGCGTACGCCGTCATGCTGCTCGCGCTCGTGCTGTTCGCCGCGGGCATCGTGGGGAACCTCGCGCTCATGTGCATCGTGTGGCACAACTTCTACCTGAAGAGCGCGTGGAACTGCATCCTGGCGGGCCTGGCGTTCTGGGATTTCCTCGTGCTGTTCTTCTGCCTCCCGGTGGTCGTCTTCCACGAGCTCACCTTGAAGAGGTTGCTAGGAGACCTGTCCTGTCGGCTCGTGCCCTACATGGAGGTGAGGAGAAGTTGAACCTGTGCGTGAGGGACAGGTGTTCACTTTACCTTAACGGGGCAGGTGAAAGGTCAGGGAATGGGGGGGGCACTGAGCTGGAGCCTCTGTTTGATGTGACTGGGAACATTTCTCGTTGGAAAGTTgatcaaaagtcaaaaacaatgcaaaattaccacaaaatactcaaaactaccgcaaagagacacagaacaaccacaaaatattcaaaacaagaGAGACATTTAAAGTGACTACACAAAAACGACTGCAAAGAAATGTGAAGGGACCAAAAAGAGACTCGAAGCAACTACAAAGAAACCCAAAAAGACGAcacagagactcaaaatgaTGCATAAAATATCCAGTCCAGCCCCAAAGAGACACAACCGATCCACAAACGActcaaaacaactacaaagaggaGGAGTAATAGTTGTAAACAAGTACACTGATCCACAAAATGTAGCTAATTTACAGggatataaaacagacaaaatcagcAAACCTCACTTTGGAGAGGCTGTAACAAGAGAATGATGCCGACGTTTTTGatcaaaaaatgacttaaaactaGCGATTAATCGATTTAAAGACAATTTTCTGTCCCAAATTGCTTTGAGTACAAGTTTGTCAAAGTAAAGCTTTGAGTTCAACTAAATGCAGTGGAGTCCATTAGTGTTGTTTATCTGTATCGGTACTCAGATATCAAGCGGCCATAGTGAGGCAGAAAGTTGTCAAACAAGCTAAATGGTCGAAACAAACAACTTATTGTGATGATGGTTCATTTTAATCGGTCCGACTGAAAAAACACGGTGGCCTCACACTACCACTGTTGTTGCAAATGTGTTCCAGTTTAATAAAGAGACATCCAGGCCTGTGATGAACGGCCTGATTGTGCCTCGCTGCGCCCCAGtctcagactcagactcagagcAGTCTTTACTCTCAACAGACGTGCTGTCATGGGCTGTTTGGCCTCGTCACTCGTCTGTTTACGAACCATCAGGGGAGGCCGGCGGGGGGGCCACTCATGAAGCGACTCTTCTTCCTCAGCTCGCGGAGCCGAACAGCGAAACGCAGAGACGCAGTGAGCGGGAACTGGGACCTTTATGAACAGGTGCAGAGAAACAGACGTCCGGAGCAGGGCAAGAGAAAATAACATTGCTGCTGCCTCTGAGGAAAGCAGGAGAGAAATCGGGGGCCAGCCTCCAGTTGCTGATGAGACACAGGAGGACAGAAGTCCTTTTTTATTAGCACAGAACATCGGCCGTTGAAATTGGAGACGTGAAAGACAAATTGTGTTAAACAGCCGGGGAAAGTTTATTtcccacattttaaaacatacacatttttagGTTGTTTTGAGACCCGGGGGTTTTCTGCACCAGCGTTTTGTATTTCTCTtagtaaatcaaaaaaatagtgaagaaaCGCCCATCGCAACTTCCCAGTCTCCAAGGTGATTttatgaaatgtctttttttcgTTTGACCGACAGtcgaaaacccaaagatactcaatttacaatgatataaaacagagaaaagcagcaaatgctgGCATTTGAGAGCCTGGAACTAGAGAATTCTCagtttttgcttgtaaaataattgaaacaatcaattaattatcaaaatagttgcagattattcttttgtcgatcaactaattgattatttAACTTTAATAGTTTTGCCTCTTATCATATCATTTTATAGtgaaaacaacatacaacaaTTTATAAACAATAACAGTTATTTTcgttatcgattaatctgccgattattttctcgattgcTTGATTAATCGTTTATTCTATAAAATCGTATATAAAATCGTCAGAAGAAATAATCAATCGACTCATGGCTGCTGCTCTAAATTCAATACTGACTTATGAGCCGGTCCTACAGTCGTTATGTTGGTTAAAAGCTCGGCCAATTAGTATTGTAGCTCGGAGGGTAGATTACCCTCGCAGAGTAACAAGGTAGAGCTCTGTTGGATCTTTCAGGGGCTTCATCGGTCTCCTGTCTCAACATGCCGAGGCCCGGTTTTTTGCTCCACACGCTTTAAATCACTGCAGTGCGCTTTTACTAATTTGTAATAACAGCTTGTAGGAGGCAGCCTTTAACAAGGTCAGCTTGCCGGCCCCCTCTATTCTTCATTGCTCTACCCATTGTTATGCTAATTGACGAATTAATTCCTTGCTCATTAATTAACGTTTTCTTTAAAACGCTCTTTAGCAGTTTGTGCTTTGGGAGTTGTATTGGGCAGTGTTTGAAGCGGGCCGGGCAGCCAGCTGCCCCCTGTGCTCTGTTAGTTAAACTATTTTCATGCTAATCAGAGCTGGGTGTTAATTATCCTGAGTTGTGTCTTAACTCTTTGAGGTCATTAAGCACTCACAGAGGGGAGGACAAGTCTCTGTAAAGATAGTCCGTGTTTTTGGCCAAAACCACAGACTTTAATGTGCACAAGGCACAAATAACTGTCCCCAGTCTGTAGGCTAAGAGCTGTGACTCCATTTGATTCCCCCGTTTCTGTATTCTAAACGTTAAGGGAAGCTGTTTAGCTgttagtttgttgtttttttttcaacctgggTCCTATTGCTGCAATTGCAGCTAATTCGCTTAGCTTAACAAGGCAGAGGGAAGCCTCAAACCTGTTCTTCAAGCaacagaaccccccccccctgctcgGTTCAGACCGTCTGCACGAAGTCTCATTATGTCTGAGTTCTCGGTCGTGCGGGTCACGTCTGAGTGGaatcagagcagcagcatgaaTCAGTACAGTGCTTGAGGACAGCCCGCAGGGTGAACCTGGAAGTTCTGCAAcgctttggggaaaaaaaaatagtcagattgagctataaaaaaaaaaaattgcattagATAGTTTGAAATATGTTGCACTGTTTAAAATCAGAGCTTGacatcatttgaattttttatgcTAGTAAAGTATCAGCAGTTCTGATAACAAAAATGTACCCTTTTCTGTACCACTTTCAAAAAGACACCATTCATAATAGTGTTTAAACACTGTTTGAGGTTATTAACTAATAACTAATGgctttatacatttaaaaaataacaatttacaACTGTTTTATAGATCATTTTTAAGCCATAAATAAGAACTTAGCCCCTCAAAAAGGGCTGCAGTGCAACCGAACCAAAATCTCTTTAGTAACAACTCATAGATTTGCGAGTCCTGTTCAGTTTCTCCATAGACCGCGAGTGGCTGACAGTTGGAGCCCTTTCTAAAGCAGCTTCGACTGATAGGAAACTCTCCCGGCTGAAGATGAGtaactgtgtttgaaaatatctgtctctttgaTTAAAAGTCACCAAACCGAATgggaaaaaatatgatttctcagaaacaaagttgaaataattcaaactggCGGCCATAACATAAACCTGTAGAATCATCACAGTGTCCAGGagagtcctgtgtttttatgcCCAGGAACAACGAAGAGATCATCcgaacaaaaatctgaaaagggAATACACACTAAGGAAAAGTACTTCTGGAGCCTGGATTAATGGAGTTAGGTGCTGCAGCTAACTGTTTCTCCGCAGACATGATGGATGGGGGCAGCAAGGCGGTGCAGTGGTCAACACTGTTTCCTCGCACAGTCCGAAGACACGCTGGTTAGTCTAACTGGAGACTGTACGTTGTGCAGTGTAAGCAGCGAGTGTGAATGGTTGTCTGTCCACACCCGGGCAGGTTCTCATTAGTGACTTAAAGCTGATCTGATTTTCTGCAAGCGCACGACAGACGCTTGTGCCATTAACCTTCCTTTCCACGCCGCCCCTCTCTGTCATTCCTCTTTCAGGTGACGTCTCTGGGAGTGGCCACGTTCAGTCTCTGTGCCCTGAGCATCGATCGCTTCCACGCAGCCACCGGCCCAGGGCCCCTTCGGGCTCCGAAGGTGGAGCCCTGCCAGTCCATCCTGTCCAAGCTGTCCGTCATCTGGGTGGGCTCCATGGTGCTGGCTGCCCCCGAGCTGCTTCTGTGGCAGCTCCTCCAGGAAACTGTCAGCCTGCCGACGCTCCCCACTGACCCGCAGCAGGGCCAGCAGGGGGGCTCACTGATGGCAGCGTTCAGAGCCGGAACAGAGGCGTTTAAGGTGGATATCTGTGTCCGGGAGCCGTCTGTGGAGCTCCCAGAGAGCATCTACTCTCTGGTGCTGACCTACCACGAGGCCCGCATGTGGTGGTTCTTCGGGTGTTACCTCTGTTTGCCTCTGCTCTTCACTCTGGCCTGCGACTTGGTGACGAGGCAAGTGTTAGCCCAGCGTCTGCTGCAGAGACCTGAGGGTGACAAGGTGATCGGCAgatgctcctcctcctcctcttcatcctcgtcctccacaaagaaaaagcagcaggtgaGGGAGCAGAGGCTGCGCTCCACTGTGATGGGGCTCACCATCTTGTACATCACATGCAACCTGCCGGAGAGCATTTGTAACATCACCCTGGCGTACATCTCCATCCCGGCGTCCGCCGTGCTCCCGGCTCTGGCCCTGCCAGCGCTTGGTTTGATGGGACAGTTCCTGTTGTTTGTGCGATGCTCGGCGACGCCGGTGTTGCTGCTGTGCCTGTGTCGCTCCCTGGGCCAGGCCTTCatggactgctgctgctgctgctgcgaaGAGTGCCTCCCCGACAGCaactcctcctcatcctcctcggCCTCGGCCGTCGCCACCTCCACCCTCTCCTCAGCCGCATCACCCTCTCCGTCCTCCCTGTCTCCTTCCAGCAAAGACGAGACGATGAAGAGCGTGTTGTCGACAGGACCAGCGGTCTACGACAGGGTGAAAGACTCTTCATCAGCTATCGGGACGCCCTGCTGAGGCCCGGGACTGTCAGGCATGAAACTTTAAAGGATCATTTAGATTTATTACAgctttgttcttatttttatagttttgtccatcattttcaTCTGTAATAAGACAAGCCAAAAGTTTATTCAGATTACACTATACGGCCAAAAGTATATTTCTTGGTTTAAGCTCCAATGAAGGGACGTCTTTATAATACGGTATACAGTGAAATTTTAGACAACAGCTTGCTTCCAATTCTGTGTCGACAGTTTGGTGAAAACCCCAACTTGATTTTCGACACGggccctgacctcaaccacgTCCAGCACCTTCGGGGCGAACTGGAGCACCGACTGCGCACCAGACCTCATCACCCAACATCACTAATGTTCTCGTGGCTGAGTGGGGTCgaatccctgcagccaggatCCAAGATCTGGTGGAAAGAACGAAAGCAGGGGAGTGGAGGTGGTTACAGTGGCAgattaatgcccatggttttggaatgacATAagttcaacatacagtatatcacccACAGTATATGGGGGTAATGTTCGGGGGTCCAAATACTTTGTCTgggggttcacatacttttggccCTGCAGTgtatctaaaccactttatttggcGGTAAAGTTCGTTTTATTGCTGGTGAAACGACAACTACAGTAGGTACGGAAGGTCAAAGATGAAGCAGGAAGTGGGTTTGTGAGTGAACCTGTCTAATTGTCTGACGGCCGGTGTTTGTCAGACTtctttttagtgaaatgtttgtttttatttctctttgccGTACTCCGGTCTCTCTCATTGAGACGACCTGATCAAGCAGAagaaatatagatttttttccccgATCTCAGCTATTACGTTAGTGAGTACAATGTTCttacagctgataaaaatgATGGACACAACTACAGAAATAAAACCCAAGACGTAAATAAACCGGAATGATCTTTTAATCTCAGGCTGTAAACCAGAAACCTGTCTGATTAGAGTTAGATAACTATACAGAATATAGATTATAATTCTTATAAAAAAGGAGTTTAGATGGATTTAATCCCGTTATCGAAGGACTCATAatagttttgcagtttttttatgctacattttacatgttgtagTGATTAATAATTGTCTAATACTCATTCAGGATATTAGTATCGCCTGCTCTAAGTActgaatgagagagaaacactggTTAGTTTgagtttgggggattttcagATGGTTTTGTGGTTAAACTGAAGATGAAGACATACTGAGACTTTTGTCAGCGGACTGACAGACTGTTTGTG
This genomic interval from Xiphias gladius isolate SHS-SW01 ecotype Sanya breed wild chromosome 21, ASM1685928v1, whole genome shotgun sequence contains the following:
- the gpr37l1a gene encoding G-protein coupled receptor 37-like 1 codes for the protein MSPVFLLLLFLRTAQLRHVHSDPEFQTGSALEAQRAEDAGAPPPGTEEPLSPEKTSLDRVETWRVARGAKDGSPGRRDPHSPSSYGQPRRYDDPSRYFTTPRADRYTSAPAGNSSSGRGSGLLNPLFPVTDGAYWAYAVMLLALVLFAAGIVGNLALMCIVWHNFYLKSAWNCILAGLAFWDFLVLFFCLPVVVFHELTLKRLLGDLSCRLVPYMEVTSLGVATFSLCALSIDRFHAATGPGPLRAPKVEPCQSILSKLSVIWVGSMVLAAPELLLWQLLQETVSLPTLPTDPQQGQQGGSLMAAFRAGTEAFKVDICVREPSVELPESIYSLVLTYHEARMWWFFGCYLCLPLLFTLACDLVTRQVLAQRLLQRPEGDKVIGRCSSSSSSSSSSTKKKQQVREQRLRSTVMGLTILYITCNLPESICNITLAYISIPASAVLPALALPALGLMGQFLLFVRCSATPVLLLCLCRSLGQAFMDCCCCCCEECLPDSNSSSSSSASAVATSTLSSAASPSPSSLSPSSKDETMKSVLSTGPAVYDRVKDSSSAIGTPC